The Flammeovirga pectinis genomic interval CTGTTTTAAGCAAGATTTTTGAAAACATCTTTAGTATCATCCCAAAACTCATCGAGTTTTAGTATTCTTGGTTGTAAGAATTGATAGATATCAGCCCAATCATTTTCTTTATACATATTCAACCCCTTCTGTTCAAAATATATTTTAGTAACAACTTGACCTATTTCATTTTTAGTATTTAGCTCCCATATCCATTCCTCGCCTAAAATTGAATGGATATAATCTTTCATATCAATAAATTGTTGGAAATAAATTTCTTGAATTTCGGGGTCTTTATGAGTTAGGTAAATACCGATGGATGCTTTTTTACTATCAACATCCATTTTGAAGTATATATTTTTAATTCCAGTTTTATAATTGGTCCAATTTACTTTAGTCCCATTTTGAGATTTGTAAGGAGCCATCATTTTTCCAAATTTGGTCCAAAATTCGGATCTAAATCTAGAAGCTTCTTCTTTCGAAAACATATAGTCTTTTTCCTTTTTTAAAGTTCTTTAATTATACTCAATCTAAGATTTTTTTAAGACTAAATTTGTGAAATATTGTTTATTGTCAGTAAACTGATGTGTTAATTTTAGAGAGGTATTCTCTATTATTTTTCGAATAATATCTAAGTCATATTTACGACTAACTTCTGTATGAATTAATTCATTTTCGCTAAACGAATAGTTTTGTTCTAATGCTTTAATATAAACAGTTTGATTTACCTTACTCTTAATATAACTCTTTGCAATCCCTTCTTTTTCTGTATAAGTAGCATAATGTTGGAATTGATCAATAATAAAGTTTGCATTTAACTCTCTATTCATTCTTTCTAAAAGGTTTAAATTGAAAGCTGCAGTTATGCCTCTATCATCATTATAGGCAGGGAGTACTATTTCCTTTGCTTTAATTAAATCTAAACCAATAAAAATACTATCACCAACATTCATTACTTTATCTAAGTGCTCTATAAAATTACTAGCTTGGTTGTCATTCATATTACCTAAGTTTGAACCAAGAAATAAGATTAATTTTTTATTAGAACTTTTTAAAGAGCTAATCATTTGAAAATAATCACCACAAATACCATTTACGTTTAAACCTGGAAGCCATTCTTTCATTTTAGAAGTAATGTCTCTAATAGCTTGCTCACTAATATCAATTGGTCGATAATTAATAGTATTAAAATCAAAATGCTTTAGAAGTTCTTTTGTTTTGATACCATCACCAGCGCCTAGTTCTATAATATCTACGTATTCATTTTGAAGTGAACTTGCAATTTCATTCCCATGAGTACGTAAAATTTCCATTTCACAATCTGTAAGATAATATTCTTGTAAGTTCATGATTTTTCTAAAAAGTAATTCCCCTTTAGTATCATAAAAATACATAGATGATAAATGTTTTTTAGTAGATGATAGTCCTTCATCAACATGCTTTGCAAAAAGAGATTTTTCAGTTATCATTATTAGATAATTTATTGAGTTATTTATTTAGCAAGTCTAATTCCAGAATATTGCCACCTATAATGAGGGTGAAAAAAATTTCTATATGTATTTCTACTATGATTAGGAGATGTTGCTACGCTTCCTCCTCTTAAAACCATTGTATTAATCATAAACTTCCCATTGTATTCCCCTAAAGCACCATCTGCAGTTTTAAATCCAGGGTAAGGTAAATAAGCACTGTTTGTCCATTCCCATCTTTTTCCCCAATTAAAATGTTTTGAAGCAATTTCCCATTCAAATTCTGTAGGTAAACGCATACCTTTCCATCGAGCAAATGCTTCAGCTTCATAAAAATTGATATGACCAAGGATACTTTTCGGATTTATAATTTCAACACCACCAAGAGTGAACTGATACCATTTATTGTCTTTATAATCCCAATAAAGAGGGTGTTTAATGTTATTCTCTTTAACCCAAGACCAACCTTCGTCTAACCATAATTCAAACCGATTATATCCACCATCATTAATGAAAGCTATATATTCATCATTAGTAACATAATTTTTACCAATTTGAAATTGCTGTAGATAGACTTTATGTTGTCCGTGTTCGTTGTCGTAAGAAAAGCCTTTTCCTTTAAAACCTATATTATAAATACCTTCTTCAATAGTAATCCATTTGCTTTCTTCATTATCAATACTATCTTCAAGCAAACTACCATTTGGTTTGTACTGTGTTTTAAATGGATGGTTAAAGAATAATAATTTTAAATCTGTAATCATTAATTCTTGATGTTGCTCTTCATGATTAATCCCAATTTCTAGTAGTGCATTTGTTTCATCATCATCATTCTGATTAAAAAAAAGTTCAATTTCATCATCTACATATTTCCTGTATGCATAAACGTCTTCAACAGAAGGTCTTGTAAGAACTCCTCTATTATCTCTAGAAAGACGATCCCCAATATTATTATAGTAGCTATTAAATAGAAAAGAGAAACTTTTATTAAAGATTTTATAATCCTTTTGATATTTATTTAAGATGAAAGTTTCAAAAAACCAAGTAGTATGGCCTAGTTGCCATTTCATAGGACTCGCGTGTAAAGCAATTTGAGGAGTATAATCTTCAACAGAAAGTGGTTTACAAAAATCTTCGGTACGTTTCCTAGTTAAAAAAAAATGTTCAAGACTCATTATTATAAAAGGGTGTTTAGTAATAAAGGGAGGTTTATTTAATATGTCTTATCAGAGGTCTAAGAATAGATTTTGAACCATATAATAAACTTTCACTATCAAGTTAAACTATTTGATAATGATATAAAAAGAAATTCCTTTAGAATTTACTAGATATAAATACTTTATAATTAGGAGCTTTAATAGAGCATTTTTTATATTTTTGAAATTTAATTTGGTTTTAAAAATCACTTTATTACCTTTGCACTCCTCTTACAATGGTAGGAGGTTAAATTGTAAATGTTGATATAGAATAGTGTAAGAGAAAAGTTAATTCTTAATGAAGATAAACAATTCTTGTACATTGATTTTCTATTATTACCTTTGTACTCGCTTCAAAAGAGAAGCATTGATAAGTGATGGTAGTATGGTATTTTTTTAAGATTAGTTGATACTAATTATTAGAAATAAAG includes:
- the egtB gene encoding ergothioneine biosynthesis protein EgtB, with amino-acid sequence MSLEHFFLTRKRTEDFCKPLSVEDYTPQIALHASPMKWQLGHTTWFFETFILNKYQKDYKIFNKSFSFLFNSYYNNIGDRLSRDNRGVLTRPSVEDVYAYRKYVDDEIELFFNQNDDDETNALLEIGINHEEQHQELMITDLKLLFFNHPFKTQYKPNGSLLEDSIDNEESKWITIEEGIYNIGFKGKGFSYDNEHGQHKVYLQQFQIGKNYVTNDEYIAFINDGGYNRFELWLDEGWSWVKENNIKHPLYWDYKDNKWYQFTLGGVEIINPKSILGHINFYEAEAFARWKGMRLPTEFEWEIASKHFNWGKRWEWTNSAYLPYPGFKTADGALGEYNGKFMINTMVLRGGSVATSPNHSRNTYRNFFHPHYRWQYSGIRLAK
- the egtD gene encoding L-histidine N(alpha)-methyltransferase, with translation MITEKSLFAKHVDEGLSSTKKHLSSMYFYDTKGELLFRKIMNLQEYYLTDCEMEILRTHGNEIASSLQNEYVDIIELGAGDGIKTKELLKHFDFNTINYRPIDISEQAIRDITSKMKEWLPGLNVNGICGDYFQMISSLKSSNKKLILFLGSNLGNMNDNQASNFIEHLDKVMNVGDSIFIGLDLIKAKEIVLPAYNDDRGITAAFNLNLLERMNRELNANFIIDQFQHYATYTEKEGIAKSYIKSKVNQTVYIKALEQNYSFSENELIHTEVSRKYDLDIIRKIIENTSLKLTHQFTDNKQYFTNLVLKKS
- a CDS encoding DUF4268 domain-containing protein, coding for MFSKEEASRFRSEFWTKFGKMMAPYKSQNGTKVNWTNYKTGIKNIYFKMDVDSKKASIGIYLTHKDPEIQEIYFQQFIDMKDYIHSILGEEWIWELNTKNEIGQVVTKIYFEQKGLNMYKENDWADIYQFLQPRILKLDEFWDDTKDVFKNLA